The Gambusia affinis linkage group LG09, SWU_Gaff_1.0, whole genome shotgun sequence DNA window CTAACAAAggattattttatcttattttgtcTTATCTTAACTTCCCCTTTGTGAGGCAAATAATtgtattctattctattctattctattctattctattctattctattctattctattctattctattctattctattctaaaccAAAGCATTATTTTCTTCCTACTTCtaaattatgcactactttgtgttggactATCATATatactttatataaataaagtctGGACTTCTCAGTATAGATGACAAGTAGTTGCAAAAGTTGAAGGTCAGGACTCATTTTGTGCCATTAAGCACAAAGTGAAAGGTACTGAGATGagaatggataaaaaaaatttaaaaaaacatttcttgattTTGAAGCGTCTGTAATGATACCTTGCTGTGTGTAATCATGTTCTTGCCTCTTTCTGACTGAAACTTTCTTATAACAGGCCGCAGATAAGCATATATCGGTCTACACACACTTAAATATTCTATTAAACTCAATAGACCTGCTCTcagtaatatttacaaaatcatcTCTTCCTGGTATACAGTTGTACCAGGACTGAGAGTATAGTAGTAATTAGATTATAACAGTCACAACAAGCAGTCATTCTTCCAGGTAGGCTCTGGATTTGAATGTAATCTGGGATTTGGTGGCTCAGTGCTGAGTGGTGTGGAAACCCAGAAACTGGCCTGATGTGCCTAACATATACTGAGACAGACTGCTGAGCATTTACAGGCGATCGTTATGCCATGTCGCTGTGATAATGTGTAATAACTCTGGTATTACCGAGAATGTCTGAGAAAAATATCAGATATTCAGTGTTTAATGTTTTGCggaagaaataaatgtttgaaacctGAACATTTTCTTCAATGTTTATCCAAGATTAAACTTGACAGAAACTCTGAACAGTTTCCTCTTTAAAGACACATAAAGGTGCATCAATTAAAAAGAAGGAATTAATTGATGttgaaaagagaataaagaaatgcagctaaatgaaaacagatcAGCTTGATGTCACCCCTGTCTGTGCGGTTATGTAAAATGATTTCCATCACTCACACTGATGCACCCGGCTCTCCCTGCAGGCGTGCACTCATGTCCCAATAAGCTCATCTCGTCACTCTATCTTTATTAATACGGGATGACATTTATTCTCAATCCCAAACTCACACTCGCTCCACGCACACCTCAAAGTATTACCTGCGCTGTCTGCCAGGGACCTTCACAGGTAGCCAGGCAGTCAGGCAGCTGTGTGCCACCAGCTGGAGTCTCATTCATCCACTCTGCCCATGGAGGTCTGCTCTTCCTCTGGCTGCTGACAGAGTCTTGAACAGACAACTGAGGGATTTCTGCCAGATAGAAACACACCATCGCTTTGTACATTCACTGTCATAAAGGTACGTGAACGAATAAAAGGAGAGGATACTCATATGTTATTATTTAGCTGTTTGCTGTGATTTCAATCCACTTTTCCCACGTaaaggttgtttattttgtcacattgtgaGATGTGATTTCtcttttccagatgtttccttGGTCGGCTGTCTTCTCCCTTGAGCCCAAAGTTCCGGGTCACCGCAGCACAGAGGAGCTGGTGACCAACACTCTGATGCTGGAGCTGGGCGCCATGGTGAAGCGGACCGAGCGCATCCATTTGGAGAGGGCCACCGAGGGCCGGCGCCGGCgccgcagctcctcctccacgGCGGACTACAGCTGGCTGGCACACACCCCGACCCCTCAGCCCTACCAGCTCACCCCCAACGacctgctggagctgcaggacCTCTGTGCCAAGATCCCCCCTGCACAGTGCGGCCCTGTCATCGTTAGGTAAGAAACACTGAAGCAGGTGAAAGTCTATCAGGCAGGAAAACAAGCagataattacatttaaaaaggtGTAAAGTTGACTGGGGAACCATTACAGGGATTGTAGTTTTTCTCCCCATAAAGCAAAGATAAACTTAACGAACACGCGACTTCTCAATTTGCACTGtattgttcattttattataGTCCATTTAGTACTTTTACTCTATTTAATTTTCAAGCTAAGTGCTTTTCATCAACAATTCAGACTGAAGGTCTCTAAAATCATTGTGAAATAAAGACAACtctataatataaaatatgaagagAGAACTAAGGACAAGAGAGTTGCAGAGTTGCAGTCTGATAATCCCTTTAAAACTCTGAGCAACAACATGCTGATACTCTCAGATCCTCTCTACCTGTCTGACTGAGTTGTTCTATCATCAAATTACCCTTTCAGAGTCACTATACCCCAATTCACAATTAATTGATGATTAAGTAGTTGAtgaatatttcaataattgatttatcatgattaatcatttcaaacaTGCAGGTTGATGCAGCCATCAGGGTGGAAGTGACAACTTTTAAAATGGCCTTCTTCCTTCTCATGTCTTGAGATATTTTGCAGCCTCCGGTTTTTCTTTTAGGGTTGTCCATGATGTAGCATCCTGCTAAAGGAGAGCTTTACCCACAGCATAATATTGCCATCATCATGTTTCACATGGTAGGCATAGGGTGTTAGTTTCTTCTAGTATTATGTATTTAGTCCAAAGAAGAATTTTATCAGAGCACGTTTACTGTCTACACTACATGATAACAAGACTTTGTCAGGAATGTCTTGCCATTCTTTCACAAAGAATACAAACAATTGACTTAGAGCATAAAGAATGCTGTTATTGCAattaaggcaaaaataattattttcttatttaaaaaatgaattgaattatgtgtttgtctgtttatgtatttctaatattgtacaaaataagCTTAAGAGACTAAACACAAAATCTACAGAACATGCCCAATttcttaaatcaaattaattgattaatcgtcacaataatcgattactaagtGGTATCCCTAATCAGATCAcgtcttctcttcttcttcttctgcaggttTAGGAGGCTGGTGTCCCAGATGGAGCCTGAGGTTCATGAGGTTCCCCGGCTGTTTCGCACAGTGCTGCGCGACTGCGTGGACGAGGTCAACGGCAACGATGAGGTCCAGCCACCGAGCGCGTATTACGAGAAGCAGCAGCGCAGCAAGAGCCTCTCCTTCGTTACGTTCCGCACAAAGATTCGCACCGGGCAGATGTTCAAGGGGAGCGGCTTGAGGGGATCTAGGGGGAACCTGCAGCAGCAAGTGGATTGGTCCGACGATGAGGACGATGGAGAGGGCGAGGAAGAGGCCATAAGGGCCAGAGCGAGGAAGGGGAGGAGCAAGAGCATGCCAGAGATCACCCCACTGGAGCAGAGCGCTCAGAGCTGAGACGAGGGGAGGAAGATTTGTGGAGGCAaagggaagagagagaggagagaggaaggaaaagtgAAAGTAAATTATAAGATGAAGACAACAAGACTCACTTTTCTCAAAACAGACGACGACAATGATGACGACAGCGGAAGCATTTGACAATTTTATAACTGTTTCATTCCAGTAAACATTAGAAACTCAGAAGCATTATTGTTCTGGTTGAAGGCTTTACCCTGTACTGATGGTTGAGTACCAACCAGTCTTTGACCACGCAGCAGATCTTTGAGACAAGAGTGAGcaggaattatttattcttcaaaaaTGGTTTACTGACCATTCCAAACTAAGGTTTAGGTAACTACAATGCCACAATTTTGCACACTGTCCAATGAAGACATTGTGACAGATCAGCACATCATCCCCAGCAGGCATCACAATTCCAACCAAACTCTTAATTTTACGACCAGGTGAAACAACATCATCTGCAGACAAATTCAAAAACTCAAGCACTCCTTAGATGTGGTGTAAAAGACATCTAAcgaactgtccctttaaagcATTACATGCAACGGGAGGGTGGGGTGAGCACACTCAGCTCAGGCTGCTTTTCTGCTGACTCGGCAGATTCTGTCACTTTGTGAAAGCTCTCCTGTCAACAAAGCTACTGCAACTCAACCTGAATTatgtctgatgttttattttttattctgaatgtGCACACATGTATTTGGAGAAATATGACATGTTCTCAAATGAACAGTGTgattaaaatgctgttttctcTACATTGTCCCTGTTTTTGATCTAAATATGGTTCTTCTTAACATTTAGGACTACGTTTTGAGGCACTTTTAGTCTGCAGACTAAAAAGGAACAATTAAACATCATTCGTGCAATAAGATTCTTGGGTTCAGAGatctacaaattaaaaaataagacataaaaaaatagaaatacatacatatacatatatatatatggatgtATAAATAAGACATCAAGGTTATATCAGGATTATAGTGAAtgatattgtaaatattttagtttacactCAGACTACGTAAATGGATGTGGATTAAATCATGTGTACTAACAAATACATATATATCTGCAGTATAAATGTGagactttttacaaaaaaacatttctgaaaaagccatgactgttttacaaataatttaaaaaaatatatatatattggaaaTATTAGTTTAACTTTAAGTTCAGTCAGAGTCAGTGACAGCTATACCAAGAAATAATTCccaaaagtcaaacaaacatCCTACTAAAGTGACGTTGAGGCCCCTGGAGCAAACCAGAAACACAATTCTGTCTTTATAAACTTTACGCTTCACAAAATGTAGTCAAAAAGTTAATTCTGGTGATTCTAGAGTTGGATGCAGTTGTTTGGCAATCAGAAACCAGTCCATAAAGTTCTTTGGAAGAGCACACAAAGCTTGGAGGTTTGAAGCTACACATTCTGTAGAAAGTTGGTTGGTTCTGCACATTGTGCCTCTTAGCATGCAATTTGAAAACTATTCAGTTAATGCAACCAGTTCACCAAAGCTGCACATAAATTAGAGATaaaagactaaaacaaaaaccatgtCATTGTGGCAaatagaaactaaaaatctgatCCTCCtgatcacaaaaaaacaagctccAAACATCAGCATCAAGatccaattttgttttattattgtgcACTCGCTCATCAATACATCATTAGAACTATTTGCACATTGTACAATAAAGTCAAGGCATTTGGCTAAAAGAAACTGGTGGGAGAATAGGAACCATGTCTTCTCAAAAGGAGACAATCATTTAAATAACATCCTGTACATTAGGTAGAGAGGGCAGACAACCAACCAGATACTTCCAGGGAATCTGAGTCACTTCATTAGCAGAGAAACCCCTTCATTAGCTCTGATTCTTTGTGGGGCGCGGCATGAATGAGTCCCTTTAATCCCTTCAATACTTGAAACGCTTGATGACTCCCGGACATTTCCAGTGACagttcttttaatatatttctatacCAAATTATTCTGCAGACTTAAGTTCAGCTGACTGTAAACAACTTCTTCAGTGTCATGTCACAGGTTAAAGAGCGTTCCCATTTGGCAaataaagcacaacaaaatgtaactgGATAAAATAGTTCACAGCATAAATGAATGGTGAATTTAGAAATAATGATTAGACAAGGTATTATCTCTCCCAGTAACATGAAGAAAACTAATATGAGAATAGATTCCGGTTCTATTGTTTGCTGctgaagtgaaagtaaaaaaataagtaataaaggGGGTAAAGAAGAaggaacaacattttttataagaCAGTTTGCAGAATCAAACTATTAAATTACAGccattttgattaaatgtttacaaagaGTTGGTCAAAGTACAACGCAGAGCAGTCTTTCCTTTCTACAAACTGGAGATTTTAcaccatttatttgttttgtttggacaGAGCTCAATCACTTCATCTTTCAAAGTGTTGAACCATGAGTCCATAGCTTGGAAATAACTGGAGTCCATGTTTATTTGAATTCACCCCAAGCTGGCGTGAAACCGTTCTAAAGAAGTCTGTTTTCTCAGTGTGACGTGAACGTCTCCCAGTCCAACATTAGCTTCAGTTGATACGCTTTTCCTCTCTTTTAGACGCCCAACCCTTTTCTTTATGCGAAGAAGACAACGAAGATGATGAAGAAAACTATGAGGACAAGAAAGATCTTGATCATCAGCCAGCGGTTGGAGGAGACTGACTGGAAGTATTTCAGGATTTCTGTGTGAGCAGCCTCGACATTCAGCTGTGTGTCCTCCACGTTGGCGTCGATCCTGCAGGGAGATGACGAGTTAGAGGGGACAGTAATATCTGCGTTTCTATCAGATCAGCCATCGTTAAAACATTAACCACTAAATATCTGACAGATTCAGTGTATATACAATGCTGACATATTCCTCTTGTCACTGAGTTTCAAACATTGCAGAATTCCCATTCTGAGATTCTTCCAAAGCTTTTTATATTTGAGGTTTTACTCTCTAGTTGTTGTTCCCTTTAGTAGTATTAGAGATATGAGAATAATATGATCTGTCCTCATGCGACTCTCACCTCTGGATGGTCTCTTCTTGCTCCTTCACCATGTGAGCCAGTTGCTGGAATATGGAGCCCAGCTCCACGATGGTGCTCTCAATGTTCTGCATGGTGTCTGCACGGCTCTGGATGTACGAGTCCTGGAAACACCATCaagaatttaataaaagaaaaaaaaaaaaaagacaatatgtGCAATATGTCTCTGAGTCCATCTGGGACTCTCCAAAATAATCTCAGTGATTTTAAAGAACTGTCAAACTAGGATGATGTTTAAATGTCTGCTCTTAATTGGTAGTTTCTATTTCGACCATCAGTACGAGTGACTAGCAGCAGCTGGGTACCTGCTCATCAATgagctggagctgcagagggTTGCTCTGGGAGTCCATGTCGATGGCCACGTCCCCCATGCTCCGGGACTCGTCCTGCATCAGCACCGAGCtttctgaaaggaaaaacacacGCACGATAAACGGGATTTGACaagaaccctaaatgttacagCGGAAAAGCTGAAAGAACAGCGGGCACATACAGTTGCTGCTAATACCCGCTGTGTGAGGCAAGCGATCCAGGGGGGGCAGTACCTTTTAAATTTGAGGTTGTATAGCCCTGGTAGTCATTGCGCGGCTCGCGAGCTGCATGCGGCTCCTGGGCCCCTTTTTTGCGGCtccctaaaatattttttaatctttgcatTACAGAGGACCAAATACAGTAAGAATCATTCACAAAGACTTCGAGCAGTTCACTACTGCAACAGCTGTACTGGCACCACAACCTAGGCTGTGCTAGTAAACCTGAAGAGCATGCTCAGTGTTGATGTGCAGAAGCAATTGACTCAGAATCTGTTcataatgtaaataatttatgaaaatccACAGCACATGATCAAAATACAATTATTGgggtaaatgtatttatgtgaACAGAGTACTGACTGCATGTACTGGGCAAACATATCAGCAGGCTGACATTTCTggattaaaatttattttttaggtgaTTTTATTCAACTCTTTGGATTTTTGGATTATGTGGTAATTTATACACAGAAATTATTTACCCATCTAGACTGGTCCTATAAAGAAAAGTCTTACTAGGGGTCAGTGTTGCTAATTAGCTACGATTATAAACACAATGATGCAGGCAgtagattgttttcttttccttttttgcatcTGACCCTACTGAATAAATTATATTagtaaattaacagaaatatctaaataaaaattatcgGCACGATTAAGAAAGTAGGAGGCAGATACGCCTTCCAGCTAAACTGTAAGACGGTTAATGTAGGCGAGCCTTTCTGAATAAACGAACATCAGGGGTGTGTTTCTTCCACACACAGATGACCATAAATGTAAGCTTccatttctaaaaaagaaactttagaGCATCCTCTAAATGTCCTCTGGGCTGTCCAGATAACATTGTAGCTTTTGATTTGAATTAACTGCAGCTGCTTATCTCCCCAGACCACATGGGCTGTTCAGCCAGAAACGCTGCTTTGGCAAAACGTCTGGCTTTATCGGTGCAGAATAAACGCGCCACAATGGAGCTATACGTCTTTCCTTTAATGCCACCCATTTAAAGCTCATGCATGAAGCCAGGAAGCATTCAGACTTACTAAAGTTATTGGCCATCATAGGAGAAGACGCTACAGGAGGCTGGGAGAACTGCTCTCTCCTGCTGCGCTGCTGCTTCAGGTTCTGTGGAAAATTTAAGCGATTAAtgttaaaaaaggaaagcaagATCTGACTACaacctaaaaatgaaaaaataatgtttttgaagtgcaatattatggggagaaaaaaaatctctcaccTCAGTTCGAACTTCTAGGACTGATTTAAAGTCATTAGACATGGATGCCAGTTTGGACtgtaaacaagacaaaaatgaaatatttaatatttccagACCACACCAAATGTCTTCTActtaaatgcaaacagaaatacaaacacatttgcttcttttctactctcttaattaaaagaaatacaacaaaaaaactgatacATTTTAGTGTTTACTTTGCACAGGTAGTTAATCCTGGCCAAAGTTAAAGAGAGTGGAGTCTGAACCGGAAACCTGAGACTGTGGGCTACCTGTAACGACACCACGATGGTGTTTGAGTGGGTCTGGATGTGCCGGCCACCCGGGGCGCCGCGGGACCTCACCAGGTCCTGCAGCTGTGCTATCTGTTTGTTCAGACTGTTGATAtcctgcagacacaaacagaaGGATGAGtcagtgtgaaaacatttcaccGAGTGTAAACTCACGCTAAGCTCACCGGTAAATCAACTCACTTGCTTAATGATGTAGGTGAGTTCCTCTATCTCCACCGCCTTGTCGTCAAACAGAGATTTTCTTTTCGCCACTGAACGTCAAACCGGCAGCAAACAGAATCAGCGTTTTGATCAAAGCTGCACAAAGCTTTTATTACTGCAGAAccaatgtaaaacataaataaatgaatacttACAAAAAGTGAGTTTTTCCAATTTGGCAAACGTGTTGCTCAAGTCTTTTCCAATTCTCCTACAAGATCAAACAGAAACGCAGCTTTATCAGCCAACCGCACCGTTAAAGAGCAtttctttcatgtattttaattttgttttgaagcaatttCCTCCAATAacttaaagtaaaacatatGAGTGAGTGTACTTTGACACTTAAAAACATGTAGTGTGAGCAAATATCTgagctgtaaaaacacacatggaggaagagaaagaggctCTTACTTGGCCATAAGTGTAAAGTCGCTGTGTTGCCTGAGGGCGTTGTGAGCTGGTTTACTGGGCTGCACTCCATTCTGCTACAGGAGGAACACAAGAACAAACTGATCAGATCTACATGAAGAAGATACAATGTGTTTCTCTATAGGACTCCATTTTATCaccaaaggggaaaaaatgggaGTTTATCATCTTTCGGTTtccctgctaaaaaaaataccacGTTACCTTTTACTCTTTATTCTAATAGACAGTTTTTGTAAAAAGCAATCAGTGCGTTGTCAAATgtgttttcaagaaaaaaaaaatctgtaaaaataaggGATGCTCCGATCAGATTTTCTGTTGCCGATTCCGATACCGATCACCAATGAGGCCGACCTCTGCCGATCACTGATCTTTGCCAATCACCTGAATTGACtgttaattttttgctttagaTATAAATGCTGCTAtgtgatctgacaaaataaaaaaaatgatctggcaataaattcacctaatttaggcagaaaacatgcaaaatacttgCAGGCACAATACAGCAGCTATTCAGTCAAAGggacaactgaaaaacctgcaatcagtaaaataatatttaatagtaAGGCTCTCAGTACCATAAATTATACATGAGTCAAATAAATCTGCCTATATCAACTAATATAGGCAGATTTTTGGccatcaaaaaagaaaacattcattcaaagtcaaaagcaggctgcatcaaaataaacaatccttCCCGATAGCATGGCTTGCTGAttaatgctggttctgattggttgtttctgactgagcagagtaattctgcagaacacaggaggaggcagagaagaTCGATGAttttttcagagattatctgtcttGTGTTCAGAGAGCGAAAGTTTTAATACATATCCAAaatcttatctttttttaagttacgTGCTGCAGCTTTTGGCAGAGGTTCGGTGTGAGAGTTcactgcaggtggagcagaaaCGGCGGTTCAACGAGAACAGAACCAGCATCTTACACCGCTAGCTCGAacacttaaattatttttcaggttatttgtttagttttctgacCGTGATGCTAATCCGGGTGAGTGTTGGTAGTTGTACACTGCTTTACCGGATGTCCTTTTTTCCTGCATTGAGCCTCGATGTAGCCAAACTCACGTTAGATTTGCTGAGGTAATTTTCCACCGCAACACGCAAACGTCCCTGTTCACTTTCAGAGCGCTCAAGTTCCACACCACATTGCTTAGGATTTACTGCTGTGCGCTTGcgcagtgtgaaggaaagaggagacAGCTGCACACGCAGGCTGCGAATGAGATACAGGTGATCGGCATCAAGAGACCGTGATCGGTGATCACCGATCATTCACTTTTTCACGGAAATTGGCCAATTACGATCGGTGGCCAATTACGATCGGCACACCTCtagtaaaaatattgtatgtcttgttttcattcaaattcAGGAATAAACCCCTGACGTTGTGGCAACACCATTCATCTGAAAGGCCTCCTGGTGATTTGAAAAAGCGGTGAACGTCTCTGGATTACAAATGTTGACCAGAACATCGACATGTGaaagaatattaaaactttGCAACATTAGCAACCagttaaaaatttaattgcaGAAAGCCAAAGCAGCAAATAAGGTTCCTTGAAGAAAGTTGGAGTTTGTAAAAAGAAGTTAATTTTTCTTGAAAGTTGTGCTTTTCCTGCATAATAACAGCTGCTGGTTACATCAGTGACTGAAAGAAATTTAGCTTTTTCAGaccttttatttcttaattaagaataacaaaaatatttattcttaacACTAAACTACACTAGTTGTTTTGCATTGAAGGTCCATTATAATTACTTATTAACTAACGAATAAtagagtaaatatttttcattccaaaaataaatgtggacaCTGCTTAAACTTATGACAAATTGGCAGAATGATAGCCTCTCTCTTCACgtgacttatttttttaagtttttcaccGCTTGCAATCACCCACaagtttagttttctgtttaaagaaaagctttttcacttcctctttttcatGGTTCAATTAGCATACATCTAATTAGATTCTGACATCCCCAACTGTGGTTAATTTGCTGCAGAATGTCCATTGGAAAGAATCACATGAATTTATTAACCAAGATGTCACTGGGTTTCAGCAAGTTTCAGTAagtatttaatcattttaaaggCAATATGATTCACATAAAGAACCAACATTCAATACAAAAACTGACTAAACTTATCTTGTTAACACCTTAGCTTTAAATGGATTGATAACTTCAACAGTTACGTAAAACTTTGTTAATGTACAATATGGCTTTCACACCTTGGCTACCAAATTTCAACGTCTACTGTAGATAGTatcaaaataatgatttaaaaaaacctaaaccaACAACTTTTTGGTATTAATTTCccagtttaattattttcagaagcaCCAGCCTGCAGCATGTTTGTGGGAACATCTGAACATTTAAATTCACTTCATTTAAAAGGCGGTCCAAcaatatgtttttacttttaaaactgcacaaaaataattaagatgTTAATTACAAAACATTGTGTATTGAAGCATAGGGTCTAAAATCACTCTacaaaaagctttttgtgtCATCTAGATAAAGCAAGCAACACCAAAAGGCCCTTTTTCAGGcacttttaatcatttattaataGTCTGAATTTAAGTCTTCTACTAGTTACATTTATACTACGTTTTTGTACTTAtttgaatagaaaatgtttgaacagaaaataaagaaataacctGAAAATGTGAATACAATTGACAAATTGTATTTTGTCAATTAAAGttattggtaaaaataaaaacaacctgttGAAATGAGCTGAATCGAGATCTGCCTTGTAAACTGGAGTTGGCGCTCTGTCTAACTTTGAAGAAACCAAAAGTGGAAccaaaccacaaaaataaatacgaCAAATTTTAAGCTAAGCAGAAGTTTCTATATAGCTGGTTATACttgatcataaaaataaatggccTCATGTGGGCTATGTGATCGTGTAGGTATTGAAGTTTGGGACAAATTTTCTGGTGTTATTGTTGTGCTATGATGAGTGTTTTCACCAACATACCTGTCTGCCCTGGAGAGATTTACAGGCCGACTGAAACTCCAGGGTTCGGTCGCGGCAAGTCATCGTGCCGCCGATTAGTGGATAAGAAACCCGCTCTGGATCACTAGAAACGACCGGTTCCTCCTCC harbors:
- the stx5a gene encoding syntaxin-5a isoform X4 gives rise to the protein MTRIGTLTVGLVTSHQKHRQATLKWCDIDSNPLEEEEPVVSSDPERVSYPLIGGTMTCRDRTLEFQSACKSLQGRQNGVQPSKPAHNALRQHSDFTLMAKRIGKDLSNTFAKLEKLTFLAKRKSLFDDKAVEIEELTYIIKQDINSLNKQIAQLQDLVRSRGAPGGRHIQTHSNTIVVSLQSKLASMSNDFKSVLEVRTENLKQQRSRREQFSQPPVASSPMMANNFKSSVLMQDESRSMGDVAIDMDSQSNPLQLQLIDEQDSYIQSRADTMQNIESTIVELGSIFQQLAHMVKEQEETIQRIDANVEDTQLNVEAAHTEILKYFQSVSSNRWLMIKIFLVLIVFFIIFVVFFA
- the stx5a gene encoding syntaxin-5a isoform X3, with the translated sequence MTRIGTLTVGLVTSHQKHRQATLKWCDIDSNPLEEEEPVVSSDPERVSYPLIGGTMTCRDRTLEFQSACKSLQGRQQNGVQPSKPAHNALRQHSDFTLMAKRIGKDLSNTFAKLEKLTFLAKRKSLFDDKAVEIEELTYIIKQDINSLNKQIAQLQDLVRSRGAPGGRHIQTHSNTIVVSLQSKLASMSNDFKSVLEVRTENLKQQRSRREQFSQPPVASSPMMANNFKSSVLMQDESRSMGDVAIDMDSQSNPLQLQLIDEQDSYIQSRADTMQNIESTIVELGSIFQQLAHMVKEQEETIQRIDANVEDTQLNVEAAHTEILKYFQSVSSNRWLMIKIFLVLIVFFIIFVVFFA
- the zgc:162144 gene encoding RD3 domain-containing protein, whose amino-acid sequence is MFPWSAVFSLEPKVPGHRSTEELVTNTLMLELGAMVKRTERIHLERATEGRRRRRSSSSTADYSWLAHTPTPQPYQLTPNDLLELQDLCAKIPPAQCGPVIVRFRRLVSQMEPEVHEVPRLFRTVLRDCVDEVNGNDEVQPPSAYYEKQQRSKSLSFVTFRTKIRTGQMFKGSGLRGSRGNLQQQVDWSDDEDDGEGEEEAIRARARKGRSKSMPEITPLEQSAQS
- the stx5a gene encoding syntaxin-5a isoform X2, which translates into the protein MTRIGTLTVGLVTSHQKHRQATLKWCDIDSNPLEEEEPVVSSDPERVSYPLIGGTMTCRDRTLEFQSACKSLQGRQNGVQPSKPAHNALRQHSDFTLMAKRIGKDLSNTFAKLEKLTFLAKRKSLFDDKAVEIEELTYIIKQDINSLNKQIAQLQDLVRSRGAPGGRHIQTHSNTIVVSLQSKLASMSNDFKSVLEVRTENLKQQRSRREQFSQPPVASSPMMANNFRSRKKGAQEPHAAREPRNDYQGYTTSNLKESSVLMQDESRSMGDVAIDMDSQSNPLQLQLIDEQDSYIQSRADTMQNIESTIVELGSIFQQLAHMVKEQEETIQRIDANVEDTQLNVEAAHTEILKYFQSVSSNRWLMIKIFLVLIVFFIIFVVFFA
- the stx5a gene encoding syntaxin-5a isoform X5; protein product: MTCRDRTLEFQSACKSLQGRQQNGVQPSKPAHNALRQHSDFTLMAKRIGKDLSNTFAKLEKLTFLAKRKSLFDDKAVEIEELTYIIKQDINSLNKQIAQLQDLVRSRGAPGGRHIQTHSNTIVVSLQSKLASMSNDFKSVLEVRTENLKQQRSRREQFSQPPVASSPMMANNFRSRKKGAQEPHAAREPRNDYQGYTTSNLKESSVLMQDESRSMGDVAIDMDSQSNPLQLQLIDEQDSYIQSRADTMQNIESTIVELGSIFQQLAHMVKEQEETIQRIDANVEDTQLNVEAAHTEILKYFQSVSSNRWLMIKIFLVLIVFFIIFVVFFA
- the stx5a gene encoding syntaxin-5a isoform X1 is translated as MTRIGTLTVGLVTSHQKHRQATLKWCDIDSNPLEEEEPVVSSDPERVSYPLIGGTMTCRDRTLEFQSACKSLQGRQQNGVQPSKPAHNALRQHSDFTLMAKRIGKDLSNTFAKLEKLTFLAKRKSLFDDKAVEIEELTYIIKQDINSLNKQIAQLQDLVRSRGAPGGRHIQTHSNTIVVSLQSKLASMSNDFKSVLEVRTENLKQQRSRREQFSQPPVASSPMMANNFRSRKKGAQEPHAAREPRNDYQGYTTSNLKESSVLMQDESRSMGDVAIDMDSQSNPLQLQLIDEQDSYIQSRADTMQNIESTIVELGSIFQQLAHMVKEQEETIQRIDANVEDTQLNVEAAHTEILKYFQSVSSNRWLMIKIFLVLIVFFIIFVVFFA